Proteins from one Chthoniobacterales bacterium genomic window:
- a CDS encoding flavin reductase family protein, translating to MELDLEGAHAERAYAILSSLVTPRPIAWVTTLSPDGRVNAAPFSFFNVLGANPPIVGFCPGDRPEGGPKDTARNVRATHEFVVNLVDASVAEAMNLTAASLPYGEDELRAAALTVASSTLVKPPRIAEAPASLECVEWGTLEIGGNRLVIGLVKRVHVRDELFDPETLRIRSELFHPIGRMASPNWYARTDDRFEMKRPA from the coding sequence TTTCTTCCCTCGTGACCCCGCGACCGATCGCCTGGGTGACGACGCTCAGCCCCGACGGCCGGGTGAACGCGGCGCCGTTCAGCTTTTTCAACGTGCTGGGCGCGAATCCTCCGATCGTCGGTTTTTGTCCGGGCGATCGACCCGAGGGTGGGCCGAAGGACACCGCGCGCAACGTTCGCGCGACGCATGAGTTTGTCGTGAATCTCGTGGACGCGAGCGTGGCCGAGGCGATGAATCTCACCGCGGCGTCGCTGCCCTACGGCGAGGACGAATTGCGGGCCGCGGCCCTCACGGTGGCGTCCTCGACGCTCGTGAAACCGCCGCGCATCGCCGAGGCGCCGGCCAGCCTGGAGTGCGTGGAGTGGGGCACGCTCGAGATCGGCGGGAATCGCCTGGTGATCGGGCTCGTGAAGCGCGTGCATGTGCGGGACGAGCTTTTCGATCCCGAAACGCTGCGGATTCGCAGTGAGCTTTTTCACCCGATCGGGCGCATGGCGAGCCCGAACTGGTATGCGCGCACGGACGACCGATTCGAGATGAAGCGGCCGGCGTAA